Proteins from a genomic interval of Pseudomonas paeninsulae:
- a CDS encoding urate hydroxylase PuuD — MTVIDLLARYAHLLFALVWVGHNYASFIQNPRFVALQNGIDTLTLNRDLEQRMKREHGIFRYASLVVWLSGLLMLWQRGWLADALLLQGPLAVIGLGAWIGTLMLLNLWLVLWPQQQKLLGFVPASLEERVRCSRITFLSSRSNTILSMPLLFLMAAGGHGLQLFS, encoded by the coding sequence ATGACCGTTATCGACCTGCTGGCTCGCTACGCCCACCTGCTGTTCGCCCTGGTCTGGGTCGGCCACAATTATGCCAGCTTCATCCAAAACCCCAGGTTCGTGGCGCTGCAGAACGGCATCGACACCCTGACCCTGAATCGCGACCTGGAACAACGGATGAAGCGCGAGCACGGGATCTTCCGCTACGCCTCACTGGTGGTCTGGCTCTCCGGCCTGCTGATGCTCTGGCAGCGCGGCTGGCTGGCAGACGCCCTGCTGCTGCAAGGCCCGCTGGCGGTGATCGGCCTCGGCGCCTGGATCGGCACCCTGATGCTGCTCAATCTGTGGCTGGTGCTCTGGCCGCAGCAGCAGAAGCTACTGGGTTTCGTCCCGGCCAGCCTGGAGGAGCGGGTGCGCTGCTCGCGGATCACCTTCCTGTCCTCGCGCAGCAACACCATTCTGTCGATGCCCCTGTTGTTCCTGATGGCGGCTGGTGGTCATGGCCTCCAGCTGTTTTCCTGA
- the pqqE gene encoding pyrroloquinoline quinone biosynthesis protein PqqE, translating into MASCVFWRCPVAKVGSELRLDGNGNPVWLLLELTYQCPLQCVFCSNPRNFADYRRNELSTAAWIDVMRQARALGAMQIGFSGGEPTLRKDLETLVAEADRLGYYTNLITSGIGLTEARLRALKDAGLRHIQLGFQSTDRATAQQLAGVDCLERKLGMARAIKAHGFSMVLNVPITRQNISQIPEIIDFAAELGVDYMELANVQYYNWALLNREQLMPTREELQRAEAQVQEARERLGDRLTIFFVIPDYHEGRPKACMNGWGAIHLTIAPNGDVLPCSQASSFKHLDFPNVRQQRLGEIWHDSPVFNLYRGDAWMPQPCRSCDEKEQDFGGCRCQALLLTGSGANTDPACSKSPYHHLVRQAVALAQQAPRPAGPLIARHASQGVNLETAP; encoded by the coding sequence ATGGCGTCCTGCGTTTTCTGGAGGTGTCCCGTGGCAAAGGTTGGATCCGAATTAAGACTTGATGGCAATGGCAATCCGGTCTGGTTGTTACTTGAATTAACCTACCAGTGCCCGTTGCAGTGCGTGTTCTGCAGTAATCCGCGCAACTTTGCCGATTATCGCCGCAATGAGTTGAGCACGGCCGCGTGGATCGACGTGATGCGCCAGGCCCGCGCGCTCGGCGCCATGCAGATCGGTTTCTCCGGCGGTGAACCGACGCTACGCAAGGATCTGGAAACCCTGGTGGCCGAAGCCGATCGCCTGGGCTACTACACCAACCTGATCACCTCCGGCATCGGCCTCACCGAGGCCCGCCTGCGAGCACTCAAGGACGCCGGCCTGCGGCATATCCAGCTCGGCTTCCAGTCCACCGACCGGGCTACGGCGCAACAACTGGCCGGCGTCGATTGTCTGGAGCGCAAGCTCGGCATGGCCCGCGCCATCAAGGCCCATGGTTTCTCGATGGTGCTCAACGTGCCCATCACCCGGCAGAACATCAGCCAGATCCCAGAAATCATCGACTTCGCCGCCGAGCTCGGGGTGGACTACATGGAACTGGCCAACGTGCAGTACTACAACTGGGCACTGCTCAATCGAGAGCAGTTAATGCCGACCCGTGAGGAGCTGCAACGCGCCGAAGCCCAGGTGCAAGAGGCCCGCGAGCGTCTGGGTGATCGCCTGACCATCTTCTTCGTCATCCCCGATTATCACGAAGGCCGACCCAAGGCCTGCATGAACGGCTGGGGCGCCATCCACCTGACCATCGCGCCTAACGGCGACGTGCTGCCCTGCTCCCAGGCCAGCAGCTTCAAACACCTGGATTTTCCCAACGTGCGCCAGCAGCGCCTGGGCGAAATCTGGCACGACTCGCCAGTGTTCAACCTGTACCGCGGCGATGCCTGGATGCCGCAGCCGTGCCGCAGCTGCGACGAGAAGGAACAGGACTTCGGCGGCTGCCGCTGCCAGGCGCTGTTGCTCACCGGCTCCGGCGCCAATACCGATCCGGCGTGCAGCAAGTCGCCGTATCACCACCTGGTGCGTCAGGCGGTGGCCCTGGCGCAGCAGGCTCCGCGCCCTGCGGGCCCGCTAATTGCGCGCCACGCCAGCCAGGGGGTGAACCTTGAAACTGCCCCATGA